From Pandoraea norimbergensis, the proteins below share one genomic window:
- a CDS encoding serine/threonine protein kinase, which produces MNSDLSQQAPSHAHPFAALLPDTVISAVEHLGSYSDGRLLALNSYENRVYQVGMEDGPPLIAKFYRPARWTDDAILEEHAFTQELAEREIPVVAPLVIDGKTLHHFDGFRFAVFPRRGGRAPELQDPDTLSWLGRFLGRIHAVGATQPFQHRLTLDIDTYGRGPVDYLWTHNFIPADLRDAWRAIVDLALDGVARAYERAGDVKLLRVHGDCHGGNVLWTDAGPHFVDFDDTCMAPAMQDLWMLLSGTRSEMTMQLDEVLSGYEDFAEFNVRELHLTEALRTLRLLHYSAWLARRWDDPAFPFAFPWFNTQRYWQDRVLELREQVALMDEPPLVWR; this is translated from the coding sequence ATGAACTCCGATCTTTCGCAGCAGGCCCCCAGCCACGCCCATCCGTTCGCGGCACTCCTCCCCGATACGGTGATTAGCGCCGTCGAGCATCTCGGTAGTTATAGCGACGGGCGTCTGCTCGCGCTCAATAGTTATGAGAACCGCGTCTATCAGGTCGGCATGGAAGACGGGCCGCCTCTCATCGCGAAGTTCTACCGCCCTGCCCGCTGGACCGATGACGCCATTCTCGAGGAGCACGCTTTCACACAGGAACTGGCAGAACGCGAGATCCCGGTCGTGGCACCGCTCGTCATCGACGGCAAGACACTGCACCACTTCGACGGCTTTCGCTTTGCCGTATTCCCCCGGCGCGGCGGTCGAGCACCAGAACTTCAGGACCCGGACACGCTCAGCTGGCTTGGCCGCTTTCTGGGCCGCATTCACGCGGTCGGCGCAACGCAGCCGTTCCAGCATCGCCTGACGCTGGACATCGACACCTACGGTCGCGGCCCGGTCGATTATCTATGGACACACAACTTCATCCCCGCCGATCTGCGCGACGCATGGCGCGCCATCGTCGATCTCGCGCTGGACGGTGTTGCCCGCGCGTATGAGCGGGCGGGCGATGTGAAACTGCTGAGGGTCCACGGCGACTGCCACGGTGGCAACGTATTGTGGACAGATGCCGGCCCCCACTTCGTAGACTTCGACGACACCTGTATGGCACCGGCGATGCAGGATCTGTGGATGCTGCTCTCCGGCACCCGCAGCGAGATGACGATGCAACTCGACGAAGTCCTGAGCGGGTACGAGGATTTCGCCGAGTTCAACGTGCGCGAGCTGCATCTGACGGAAGCCCTGCGCACACTGCGCCTGCTCCACTACAGCGCCTGGCTGGCACGTCGCTGGGATGACCCCGCGTTCCCGTTCGCATTTCCGTGGTTCAACACGCAACGCTACTGGCAAGACCGTGTACTGGAACTGCGCGAGCAGGTCGCATTGATGGACGAGCCGCCTCTCGTTTGGCGCTAA
- a CDS encoding metal-dependent hydrolase, with protein MQARSHLIFGIGATWLMHRTGWAASVHAWPLTLVGALLPDIDHPKSMLGRRLAPVSFAISSVFGHRGMTHSLLPLMLFVAACVYGWGHVPPWALALCAGYLSHLLADWLTPSGVPLCWPLRTRFRSPLYVTTGSSAEWCVAAALAFAMWRWW; from the coding sequence ATGCAAGCCAGAAGTCATCTTATTTTCGGTATCGGCGCGACGTGGCTGATGCACCGTACCGGCTGGGCGGCCAGCGTTCATGCGTGGCCGTTGACGCTCGTCGGCGCGCTGCTGCCCGATATCGATCATCCCAAAAGTATGTTGGGACGACGGCTTGCCCCCGTGTCCTTTGCGATCTCCAGTGTGTTCGGACATCGCGGCATGACGCATTCGTTGCTACCGCTGATGTTGTTCGTGGCGGCGTGCGTTTACGGCTGGGGCCATGTGCCACCTTGGGCATTGGCGCTTTGTGCCGGGTATCTGTCCCATCTGCTCGCCGATTGGCTGACGCCCTCGGGTGTGCCGCTTTGTTGGCCATTGCGCACACGATTTCGCTCGCCGCTATATGTGACGACGGGGTCGTCAGCGGAGTGGTGCGTCGCCGCCGCGCTCGCCTTCGCCATGTGGCGATGGTGGTGA
- a CDS encoding transporter, which translates to MKKLLILAAALAPLGANAMNPLVTDDTGTQDTGNWQLELSSEWTTLASARQQQWNSTLTYGVLPNLDIAIQAPYQRNRPDGAGWTNGFADPQLQAKWRFLEGDHWSLGLKPFVTLPTASHDRGLGNGRATTGANLLMQYDLDRWTFLANAGYTWNDNRDGNRKNLWNASAAVLFSVTDKFRVALDVGYQTNTDPTSTTRPAYALVGAIYSPTKDLDLDVGYKRGLNPASLDHSVQAGVTIRW; encoded by the coding sequence ATGAAGAAGCTTCTGATCCTCGCCGCAGCCCTCGCCCCGCTTGGCGCAAACGCGATGAACCCGCTCGTGACGGATGACACCGGCACCCAAGACACCGGTAACTGGCAGCTGGAACTCAGCAGTGAATGGACGACGCTTGCCAGTGCACGCCAGCAGCAATGGAATTCGACGCTGACCTACGGTGTGTTACCGAATCTGGATATCGCGATTCAGGCGCCGTATCAACGCAATCGTCCCGATGGCGCCGGGTGGACCAACGGATTTGCCGATCCGCAATTGCAAGCCAAGTGGCGTTTTCTGGAAGGAGACCACTGGAGTCTCGGCCTGAAGCCGTTCGTAACGCTGCCCACGGCAAGTCATGATCGCGGCCTGGGTAACGGCCGGGCAACCACCGGCGCCAATCTGCTGATGCAATACGATCTCGACCGCTGGACGTTTCTCGCCAACGCGGGCTACACCTGGAACGACAACCGGGACGGGAATCGGAAAAACCTGTGGAATGCCTCGGCAGCAGTGCTGTTCAGTGTGACCGACAAGTTCCGAGTGGCATTGGACGTCGGCTATCAAACGAACACCGACCCGACGTCGACTACGCGCCCCGCCTACGCACTGGTCGGCGCGATCTACAGCCCGACGAAAGATCTCGATCTCGATGTGGGGTACAAACGCGGCTTGAATCCGGCATCGTTGGACCACTCCGTGCAGGCAGGGGTCACGATTCGCTGGTGA
- a CDS encoding VOC family protein: MSDTNVLRPFAFVLAVPSIERSAAYFSEVLGFQVEWAEASDWRLVSRGAVRIMLGGCPNAQPPSQIGDHSYFGYMEVDDVDALYKEFALKEAILLMPPTDRPYGMREFTIATPDGHRFVVGQVIGQRKADE; this comes from the coding sequence ATGTCCGATACCAATGTGTTACGTCCGTTCGCGTTCGTTCTTGCCGTGCCGAGCATTGAACGCAGCGCGGCATACTTCAGCGAAGTTCTTGGGTTTCAGGTGGAGTGGGCAGAGGCTTCCGATTGGCGGCTCGTTTCCCGAGGTGCGGTTCGCATTATGCTGGGCGGCTGCCCGAATGCCCAGCCGCCGTCGCAGATTGGCGATCATAGCTACTTCGGCTATATGGAAGTCGACGACGTCGATGCGCTGTACAAAGAGTTCGCGCTGAAAGAGGCGATTCTTCTGATGCCCCCCACAGATCGCCCCTATGGGATGAGGGAATTCACCATCGCGACGCCCGACGGACATCGATTCGTTGTGGGGCAGGTGATCGGTCAGCGTAAGGCTGACGAATGA
- a CDS encoding GNAT family N-acetyltransferase: protein MRIDHPPPLNVAGISLRQLERADLGAWYSYLQLPSVVEHTSWNLQSSQDLMPMFDSLESTSRESIRRMAVVDNASNELIGTIGFHTISERNRTAEIAYDLAPSHWGRGIARAICSAVTQWGFEVNNWVRIQAVVLETNVRSAAVLNACGYQTEGVLRAYRMVRGTPGDFVIYSRLATDE, encoded by the coding sequence ATGCGAATCGATCATCCTCCACCGTTGAATGTCGCCGGCATTTCTCTCCGGCAACTTGAGCGTGCCGATCTGGGCGCCTGGTATTCCTATTTGCAGCTACCCAGCGTTGTCGAACACACCAGTTGGAATCTGCAATCCTCCCAAGACCTGATGCCGATGTTTGATTCGTTGGAATCGACTTCCCGCGAATCCATTCGTCGTATGGCGGTCGTCGACAATGCCTCGAATGAGCTGATCGGCACGATCGGATTTCACACGATTTCCGAGCGAAACAGGACAGCAGAAATCGCCTATGACCTTGCACCGTCTCATTGGGGACGCGGTATTGCGCGTGCAATTTGTTCCGCGGTGACACAGTGGGGATTCGAGGTGAATAATTGGGTTCGTATTCAGGCCGTGGTTCTCGAAACCAATGTGAGATCGGCCGCCGTGCTTAACGCGTGCGGCTATCAGACGGAGGGGGTGTTGCGTGCCTATCGAATGGTTCGTGGCACGCCGGGCGACTTTGTCATCTATTCGCGGTTGGCGACAGACGAGTAA
- a CDS encoding zinc ribbon domain-containing protein YjdM, producing the protein MSALPPCPKCNSEFTYEDGGLCICPECAHEWSAQAATTAEPTEKAYRDSTGTVLQNGDTVTVIKDLKLKGSGGVIKMGTKVKNIRLVDSDHDIDCKIDGFGAMSLKTEFVKKV; encoded by the coding sequence ATGAGCGCATTGCCTCCCTGTCCGAAATGCAATTCCGAGTTCACGTATGAAGACGGGGGCCTCTGCATCTGCCCGGAATGTGCACACGAATGGTCTGCGCAAGCGGCCACGACGGCCGAGCCGACCGAAAAGGCTTATCGCGATTCGACCGGCACCGTTCTGCAAAACGGCGACACCGTGACGGTCATCAAAGACCTGAAGCTGAAAGGCTCCGGCGGCGTGATCAAGATGGGAACCAAGGTAAAGAACATCCGGCTGGTGGACAGCGATCACGACATCGATTGCAAGATCGACGGCTTTGGCGCCATGAGCCTGAAGACGGAATTCGTCAAAAAGGTTTAA